The following proteins are co-located in the Xiphophorus hellerii strain 12219 chromosome 2, Xiphophorus_hellerii-4.1, whole genome shotgun sequence genome:
- the LOC116711938 gene encoding carbohydrate sulfotransferase 6-like isoform X2, producing the protein MSPRCRVNFNTMIFLVVLQGAAVVLFCNWYYQLSPCDSPPRKGKVHVLLLSSWRSGSSFLGQVFSQHPSVFYLMEPGWHVWTKIEKPGARVLRMAVRDLMRSLYQCDFSVMDSYMPENYNMSTLFMFHHSRALCSPPACSLTRRSDMSNETLCQKKCDSQGLEKVEKACHTYSHVVLKETRFFELESLYPLFRDPNLDLRIVHLVRDPRAVIRSREESAKSFDVDSAIVLEQRNVPAASVQYEVMQEICRSHVRINERAILKPPPFLKEMTNQMEEWIYKVTHGKGKGSKKEAFQITSRNANEVSQAWRTLLQHSKVKRIQDLCKGAMSLLGYRTVDSEKEQKRLDIDLLVPREPYEFSWISAKSQRTGSS; encoded by the exons ATGAGTCCCCGCTGCAGAGTGAACTTCAACACTATGATTTTTCTGGTTgtcctgcagggggcagcagtTGTGCTCTTCTGCAACTGGTACTACCAGCTAAGCCCCTGCGACTCCCCTCCCCGAAAAGGCAAAGTTCACGTTTTGCTGCTGTCGTCGTGGCGATCAGGTTCATCCTTCCTGGGTCAGGTTTTCAGTCAGCACCCGTCTGTTTTCTACCTCATGGAGCCCGGGTGGCACGTTTGGACCAAAATAGAGAAACCTGGTGCACGAGTTCTCCGAATGGCTGTGAGGGATCTAATGCGGAGCTTGTACCAGTGTGACTTCTCAGTGATGGATTCGTACATGCCTGAGAACTACAATATGTCCACCTTGTTTATGTTTCACCACAGTCGGGCACTGTGCTCACCTCCTGCATGCTCCCTCACACGGCGCAGTGACATGAGCAATGAGACTCTTTGCCAAAAGAAATGTGATTCTCAAGGTTTGGAGAAGGTGGAGAAGGCCTGCCACACTTACAGCCATGTGGTTTTAAAAGAAACTCGTTTTTTTGAGCTGGAGTCCCTTTATCCCCTTTTTCGAGACCCAAACCTGGACCTCCGCATCGTTCACCTCGTTCGAGACCCGCGGGCCGTGATACGGTCGAGAGAGGAATCAGCCAAATCTTTTGACGTGGACAGCGCCATCGTCTTGGAGCAAAGAAACGTACCAGCAGCCAGTGTCCAGTACGAAGTGATGCAGGAGATCTGCAGGAGCCACGTACGCATCAATGAAAGAGCAATCCTGAAGCCACCTCCGTTTCTGAAAG AGATGACCAATCAGATGGAGGAATGGATCTACAAGGTGACCCACGGAAAAGGGAAAGGCAGCAAGAAAGAGGCTTTCCAGATCACCTCTAGGAATGCCAATGAGGTGTCGCAGGCGTGGCGCACCTTGCTGCAACACAGCAAGGTCAAACGCATTCAGGATCTGTGCAAAGGGGCCATGTCGCTGCTCGGCTACCGGACAGTTGACAGCGAAAAAGAGCAGAAGAGACTCGACATAGATCTGCTGGTTCCACGTGAACCTTATGAGTTCAGCTGGATTTCAGCTAAATCTCAGCGCACAGGGAGCAGCTAG
- the LOC116711938 gene encoding carbohydrate sulfotransferase 6-like isoform X1: MSPRCRVNFNTMIFLVVLQGAAVVLFCNWYYQLSPCDSPPRKGKVHVLLLSSWRSGSSFLGQVFSQHPSVFYLMEPGWHVWTKIEKPGARVLRMAVRDLMRSLYQCDFSVMDSYMPENYNMSTLFMFHHSRALCSPPACSLTRRSDMSNETLCQKKCDSQGLEKVEKACHTYSHVVLKETRFFELESLYPLFRDPNLDLRIVHLVRDPRAVIRSREESAKSFDVDSAIVLEQRNVPAASVQYEVMQEICRSHVRINERAILKPPPFLKGRYKMIRYEDVARNPLKEINDIYDFVGLEMTNQMEEWIYKVTHGKGKGSKKEAFQITSRNANEVSQAWRTLLQHSKVKRIQDLCKGAMSLLGYRTVDSEKEQKRLDIDLLVPREPYEFSWISAKSQRTGSS, translated from the coding sequence ATGAGTCCCCGCTGCAGAGTGAACTTCAACACTATGATTTTTCTGGTTgtcctgcagggggcagcagtTGTGCTCTTCTGCAACTGGTACTACCAGCTAAGCCCCTGCGACTCCCCTCCCCGAAAAGGCAAAGTTCACGTTTTGCTGCTGTCGTCGTGGCGATCAGGTTCATCCTTCCTGGGTCAGGTTTTCAGTCAGCACCCGTCTGTTTTCTACCTCATGGAGCCCGGGTGGCACGTTTGGACCAAAATAGAGAAACCTGGTGCACGAGTTCTCCGAATGGCTGTGAGGGATCTAATGCGGAGCTTGTACCAGTGTGACTTCTCAGTGATGGATTCGTACATGCCTGAGAACTACAATATGTCCACCTTGTTTATGTTTCACCACAGTCGGGCACTGTGCTCACCTCCTGCATGCTCCCTCACACGGCGCAGTGACATGAGCAATGAGACTCTTTGCCAAAAGAAATGTGATTCTCAAGGTTTGGAGAAGGTGGAGAAGGCCTGCCACACTTACAGCCATGTGGTTTTAAAAGAAACTCGTTTTTTTGAGCTGGAGTCCCTTTATCCCCTTTTTCGAGACCCAAACCTGGACCTCCGCATCGTTCACCTCGTTCGAGACCCGCGGGCCGTGATACGGTCGAGAGAGGAATCAGCCAAATCTTTTGACGTGGACAGCGCCATCGTCTTGGAGCAAAGAAACGTACCAGCAGCCAGTGTCCAGTACGAAGTGATGCAGGAGATCTGCAGGAGCCACGTACGCATCAATGAAAGAGCAATCCTGAAGCCACCTCCGTTTCTGAAAGGTCGCTACAAAATGATTCGGTATGAAGACGTGGCACGCAACCCGCTGAAAGAGATTAATGATATTTATGACTTTGTCGGTTTAGAGATGACCAATCAGATGGAGGAATGGATCTACAAGGTGACCCACGGAAAAGGGAAAGGCAGCAAGAAAGAGGCTTTCCAGATCACCTCTAGGAATGCCAATGAGGTGTCGCAGGCGTGGCGCACCTTGCTGCAACACAGCAAGGTCAAACGCATTCAGGATCTGTGCAAAGGGGCCATGTCGCTGCTCGGCTACCGGACAGTTGACAGCGAAAAAGAGCAGAAGAGACTCGACATAGATCTGCTGGTTCCACGTGAACCTTATGAGTTCAGCTGGATTTCAGCTAAATCTCAGCGCACAGGGAGCAGCTAG